The Actinomycetes bacterium DNA segment CGACGCTCGTCGTCGCCCGCCGCGACCAGCCGGATCCCCGAGGCGCGCAGCTCGGCGACCTGGGCCAACGCCTCGGCCTGGAGCCGTTCGTGCTCGAGCCCGAGATGGATCGCCGCGACCAGGTCGTCCACCGAGTCGCGGCTGCCCAGCAGGTCGGTGCGGTGCACGAGTATCGCGAGGGTGTCACCGGCGTAGTCCAGCCGGGTGACCGCACGCGCGCCGGGGGACGGGAGCTTCACCGGCTGCGCCCACTCATCGACGAGTTGGCCGCCGTCGACGGGGAAGGCCAGAACGAGCGAAGGGTCGCCGAGCCTCGTGGCGAGCGCATCTCGCAACGACCCGGTCGGGGACGAGAGTCCCGAGAGATCCACCACCAGCCCGGTGAGTGCCCGCTCGGTGCGCCGCTCGCGCACCATCTCCCCGAGCACGCACAGGCCGACCGCCGCGAGCGCGGCCGCCTGGACGAGCCACAGCCGGCGATCCACCCCGTCCGCGCCGAGGAACCCCCGGTCGGTGGACCGTGTGTGTGACACGACCGTCGCGACGAGGAACAGCACGGCCGCCGACCACCGGGGCCCCGTCGTCCGACGTCGGGCGCGGCTCGCGCGGAGCGCGGCCAGGATGAGCGCCAGCACGGCCGCCACCGACCAGACCAGGCCGGCCCGCACTCCGAGGGTGTCGACCGAGGTCGTCCAGCCGGCGACGGTCCCGGCGTGCCAGAGGTTGGCCGGACAGCTCACGCACCCGCCCGCAGCGGGATCGGAGCCGACCGCGGACAGCACGCCCTGGACCCCGAGCGTGACGACGTACCCCGCGCCGACCAGCGCCGCCGCGGCCCGACCGAGTAGCCGGCCCCGGGCGTCGGTCAGTGCGAGGTGGAGCACGACCGCCGGGGTGGCGGCGAAGCCGGCCAGTCCCAGCGAGAAGAGCAGCGCCGACGCCCCCTTCGGGTTGTCCCACTCGGCGACCGACCACGCCAGCGCGGCCGCGGTGACCAGGACGGCGACGCGCACCCGGTCCGGGTGCCGCACGAGGTGGACGACGGCGGCCGCCAGACATAGAGCGACGGGGCCGAGCAGCGCCACCCGACCTCCGGCGTCCGGAATCGCGAACGTGAACCCTTGACCCTGCGCGGCGATGGCGACCGAGGCCGACGCCGCCGTCGCGGTCAGCCCGATGAA contains these protein-coding regions:
- a CDS encoding histidine kinase produces the protein MAFWTTIAFIGLTATAASASVAIAAQGQGFTFAIPDAGGRVALLGPVALCLAAAVVHLVRHPDRVRVAVLVTAAALAWSVAEWDNPKGASALLFSLGLAGFAATPAVVLHLALTDARGRLLGRAAAALVGAGYVVTLGVQGVLSAVGSDPAAGGCVSCPANLWHAGTVAGWTTSVDTLGVRAGLVWSVAAVLALILAALRASRARRRTTGPRWSAAVLFLVATVVSHTRSTDRGFLGADGVDRRLWLVQAAALAAVGLCVLGEMVRERRTERALTGLVVDLSGLSSPTGSLRDALATRLGDPSLVLAFPVDGGQLVDEWAQPVKLPSPGARAVTRLDYAGDTLAILVHRTDLLGSRDSVDDLVAAIHLGLEHERLQAEALAQVAELRASGIRLVAAGDDERRRLERDLHDGAQQRLVGLALGLRLLTARTGESATLREATRELQAAIDDLRALARGLSPLMLADAGLATAVRALAESRDVRLTEAPDGRFPAVIESTAYLAVDRATAASPAEVAIRHESGQLTTTVRVQGPDPDLGDLAARTTTLGGELSVRPSTAAWKLTLSLPLSSGTAK